The genomic window TTACAATGAAATATGCAATTATTAGTTTTGCAAAAATTTGTCTATAAAGTCCAATGTATAAAAGCATTTTAGGTTCTTTAATCGCTTGAAGAGTTGATACACAAATGAATAAAACTACATAAGCATAAAATATCCAAATCTCAACGAGTAAATAACTTACTCCAAAATCAACAACAACTGGATTTGAATCAAATAAAGAAATTATGAATCTTCCTAAAATTGTAAGAGTTATTATTCCAATAGTTGAGATTATAAATCCATACTTTATTGAGACTTTTAAAGTTTCAATAACTCTATCATATTTTTTTGCTCCAAAGTTATTTGATACAAGGGTTAAAACAGCTGTATTTAGTCCAAGTGTAGGTAAAAGCATAAGTTGTTCTACTCTGTACCCTATTCCGTATCCTGCAACTGCTTGTACACCATAATGAGATACAAAATAAGTAAGAATTAGTGAACCAATAGACATTGTTAACATATTTAAGCTTGCTGGTAATCCTTGAGTAATAAAAAGTTTATAAACCCTAAGATTAGGCATAAAATATTCAAGCTTTTCAAAATGAACAAGTTTTGTTTGCAAAACTTTATAAAGCAGATAAAACATGTTAATAACTTGTATTAAAACAGTTGCAAGTGCAAGCCCTTTTATTCCAAGATTAAATCCATAAATAAATATAGGATTCAAAATTATATTTGCAAAAAAACCAAATATTAAACTATTTCTATAAGATTTTGTATCTCCAGTTGCTACTAATATTGAGTTTAAAGAGAAGTTAAACATAAAAAATATTGAACCAAATAAAATGGTATTTATATAATCAAGAGAGATTTGTAGATATTCATCTTTTGCACCTAAAAGCATAAAAAGATAAGGAGCTGCAAAATATCCAAGAATAGTTAAAACTATTCCAATTACTGGCACAAAAATAAGTCCTTTGTGGGCATAAATTGAAGCTAGTTTATATCTTTTTTTCCCAAGAGCATTTCCTAAAAGTGCTGTAATTGCTGAACTAAATCCATAACCAAAACCAATTATTAAGAAAAAAATCATAAAAGATAATGTTAATGCAGATATAGCTTGAGTTGAAATTAATCCTGCATAAAATGTATCAACAACATTGTACATTGTATTAAAAAACATTCCAACACTAGCAGGAATTGCTAGTTGTTTTATTAATGTTGGAATATTTTGAGTGGTGAGATTTTGTGAGTTTGTTTTCAAATTATGAAGAGCGAAAATTACTCTTCAATCCTAATCATTGCAGGTTTACATAAAACAACACCTGAATTTTCCAATTCATTTATAGCTTTTATAATATCTTTTTCAACAGAAGTATGAGTCGTAAGTAGTAAATTTGCACTTCCATTTTTTAATGGTTTTTGCATCATTGCTTCAATAGAAATAGAATTTTCACCTAAAATAGTTGCAATTCTTGCTAAAGTTCCTGATTTATCAGCAACTAAAAGTCTTAAATAATATTTTGTTTTGATATTATCTTTAGACATTAAAGTAATTTTCTCACCTGGTTGATTCTCAAAACCAAGCATTGGAGAACCTTTTCCTTTTCTTGCAATGTCAATTAAATTAGCTACAACAGCAGATGCTGTTGCATCACCACCCGCCCCTGCTCCATAAAACATAGTTTCACCAACTTTATCTCCAACAACAGAGATTCCATTCATAACACCATCTACTTTT from Arcobacter venerupis includes these protein-coding regions:
- a CDS encoding MATE family efflux transporter is translated as MKTNSQNLTTQNIPTLIKQLAIPASVGMFFNTMYNVVDTFYAGLISTQAISALTLSFMIFFLIIGFGYGFSSAITALLGNALGKKRYKLASIYAHKGLIFVPVIGIVLTILGYFAAPYLFMLLGAKDEYLQISLDYINTILFGSIFFMFNFSLNSILVATGDTKSYRNSLIFGFFANIILNPIFIYGFNLGIKGLALATVLIQVINMFYLLYKVLQTKLVHFEKLEYFMPNLRVYKLFITQGLPASLNMLTMSIGSLILTYFVSHYGVQAVAGYGIGYRVEQLMLLPTLGLNTAVLTLVSNNFGAKKYDRVIETLKVSIKYGFIISTIGIITLTILGRFIISLFDSNPVVVDFGVSYLLVEIWIFYAYVVLFICVSTLQAIKEPKMLLYIGLYRQIFAKLIIAYFIVKYFELDFIYLWFGILFMIYSAAIFAYFYTNSLLKKICNKSL